One Armatimonadia bacterium genomic window carries:
- a CDS encoding PQQ-binding-like beta-propeller repeat protein gives MRLRRTLIVWGSAMVLVVLTAGGCPKPPSTVPPDTGQTAPASPAPAAANQQVAAISPAPQTEPTQAAPTTREVSTGEASRDWPAFRGARGDGISPLKGINKNWNSKPPKVLWQIRMSDRGYAGPSVAEGKVFILDHTGDQDIVRALDLETGKDLWTHQYKQPSKYDHGYSHATPVYYDGRLYTLGRLGTLNCLDVRSGSKLWSVDLASDLKGKHPTWGYAGPPIIDGEKLVVGTGGTAGLAALDRKTGKVLWTGGVGGLAGYGPPVKATISGKAQYVVFGGSCVYGVDVASGKTLWQTPWSTSYDVNASTPVVAGNSVFITSGYGTGCELVKVSGAQAEVAWRNKDIQSHFNSPVYLDGYLYGTSDPGNLVCMSIKDGRVAWKQSGFEKGGVAAVDGTIVAVDGKGGDVVMVSASPSGYKELGRFKPLGGQSWSPPVIAEGKLLIRNTTALACLDLK, from the coding sequence ATGAGACTTCGGCGGACGCTGATTGTGTGGGGTTCGGCAATGGTCCTTGTCGTCCTGACGGCTGGAGGGTGTCCGAAGCCGCCGTCAACGGTACCTCCTGACACCGGGCAGACGGCGCCTGCGAGCCCGGCTCCCGCGGCGGCCAATCAGCAGGTCGCCGCCATCAGCCCGGCGCCTCAAACCGAGCCGACGCAGGCCGCTCCAACGACTCGCGAGGTCTCGACCGGCGAAGCCTCACGGGACTGGCCTGCCTTCCGAGGGGCCAGAGGCGACGGGATCTCGCCCCTCAAGGGCATCAACAAGAACTGGAACAGTAAGCCGCCGAAGGTCCTGTGGCAGATCAGGATGAGTGATCGTGGGTACGCCGGTCCATCGGTGGCTGAGGGCAAGGTCTTCATCCTTGACCACACGGGCGACCAGGACATCGTCCGCGCCCTTGACCTGGAGACCGGGAAGGACCTCTGGACTCACCAGTACAAGCAGCCGTCGAAGTATGACCACGGCTACAGCCATGCGACGCCGGTCTACTACGACGGGCGGCTGTACACTCTGGGCAGACTGGGCACCCTGAACTGCCTGGACGTGCGATCCGGATCGAAGCTGTGGTCCGTCGACCTGGCCTCGGACCTCAAGGGCAAGCACCCCACCTGGGGCTATGCGGGCCCACCCATCATCGACGGTGAGAAGCTGGTTGTGGGCACCGGCGGCACTGCCGGTCTTGCAGCCCTCGACCGCAAGACGGGCAAGGTCCTGTGGACCGGTGGCGTGGGCGGACTGGCGGGGTATGGCCCGCCGGTCAAGGCCACGATCTCGGGCAAAGCCCAGTATGTGGTTTTCGGCGGGTCCTGCGTCTATGGCGTGGACGTCGCCTCGGGCAAGACCCTGTGGCAGACGCCCTGGAGCACCTCCTATGACGTGAACGCCTCGACGCCGGTTGTCGCCGGCAACTCCGTGTTCATCACCAGCGGCTACGGCACGGGCTGCGAGCTGGTCAAGGTCAGTGGGGCGCAGGCCGAAGTAGCCTGGAGGAACAAGGACATCCAGTCTCACTTCAACTCCCCCGTGTATCTCGACGGGTACCTGTACGGGACCAGCGACCCTGGCAACCTCGTGTGCATGAGCATCAAGGACGGCCGCGTGGCCTGGAAGCAGTCGGGGTTCGAGAAGGGTGGCGTTGCCGCCGTCGATGGGACAATCGTCGCCGTCGACGGCAAGGGCGGCGATGTGGTGATGGTCAGCGCGTCGCCGAGTGGCTACAAGGAACTCGGACGCTTCAAGCCTCTCGGCGGTCAGAGCTGGTCGCCGCCGGTGATCGCCGAAGGCAAGCTGCTCATCCGCAACACCACCGCTCTGGCCTGCCTTGATCTGAAGTAG
- a CDS encoding FAD-dependent oxidoreductase, whose protein sequence is MDYDVIVCGGGTAGSVAAIAAARRGARTLIVEQFGFLGGSQTAALVVPMMSFTTGGQQLVTGMNQEIMDRCNALPGDNEGMFFNFELLKYVLEDMAVDAGCDLLYHTFVSDTQVTDGALTGVEIVNKTGKRNLQARQFIDGTGDADVAALAGVPCESGRPEDGLNQSASLRFVMGGVDLKALADFLNANGCPCPSPVRFGAGFAKGGVGNNPMERLAERAEEDGVFSAEEGGYIQFFTVPGRPGELAFNCPRVTHINGAKAEDLTRVQMQGRRVIPKIMEFCRRYLAGFDSAYLAYTAPMVGIRESRRIVGEYMLSADDFRAARKFEDGIAKSCYPIDIHNPSGVGVTLERLPDGEYHEIPYRCLVPQKVDNLLVAGRCISTTFEAQAAIRIEATCRAMGEAAGVAAALCVSEDCSPRLLDTDLVLEALRQNGAKVHDS, encoded by the coding sequence ATGGACTACGATGTCATCGTATGTGGGGGAGGCACAGCGGGGTCAGTTGCCGCAATCGCCGCAGCTCGTAGAGGCGCGCGCACCCTCATCGTCGAGCAGTTCGGCTTCCTCGGAGGCAGCCAGACGGCAGCTCTGGTCGTGCCGATGATGAGCTTCACCACCGGCGGGCAGCAACTGGTCACCGGCATGAACCAGGAGATCATGGACCGCTGCAACGCCCTGCCGGGCGATAACGAGGGCATGTTCTTCAACTTCGAGTTGCTCAAATACGTGCTCGAGGACATGGCCGTCGACGCGGGCTGTGATCTGCTCTACCACACCTTCGTCAGCGACACGCAGGTGACCGACGGCGCCCTGACCGGCGTCGAGATCGTGAACAAGACGGGGAAGCGCAACCTCCAGGCCCGCCAGTTCATCGACGGCACCGGCGATGCAGACGTGGCCGCCCTTGCCGGCGTTCCCTGCGAGAGTGGACGCCCTGAAGACGGGCTGAACCAGTCGGCAAGCCTCCGGTTCGTCATGGGCGGCGTCGACCTCAAGGCCTTGGCCGACTTCCTGAACGCGAACGGGTGCCCTTGTCCCAGTCCGGTACGGTTTGGTGCGGGGTTTGCCAAGGGCGGAGTGGGCAACAACCCCATGGAGCGTCTGGCGGAGCGTGCCGAGGAGGACGGTGTGTTCAGCGCCGAGGAGGGCGGCTACATCCAGTTTTTCACGGTCCCCGGCCGACCGGGAGAGCTTGCCTTCAACTGCCCGCGAGTGACCCACATCAACGGTGCCAAAGCGGAGGACCTTACCCGCGTCCAGATGCAGGGCCGAAGGGTCATCCCCAAGATCATGGAGTTCTGTCGTCGCTACCTGGCGGGATTCGATAGCGCCTACCTGGCCTACACCGCACCGATGGTGGGCATTCGCGAGAGCCGTCGCATCGTCGGTGAGTACATGCTGAGCGCCGACGACTTCCGCGCTGCACGCAAGTTCGAGGACGGCATCGCCAAGAGCTGCTATCCCATCGACATCCACAACCCCTCCGGTGTTGGCGTCACCCTCGAGCGCCTGCCGGACGGCGAGTACCACGAGATCCCCTACCGGTGTCTGGTACCGCAGAAGGTGGACAACCTTCTGGTGGCTGGACGCTGCATCTCCACGACCTTCGAGGCCCAGGCGGCCATCCGGATCGAGGCTACCTGCCGGGCCATGGGCGAGGCCGCCGGAGTCGCTGCCGCCCTGTGTGTGTCCGAGGATTGCTCGCCTCGCCTCCTGGATACTGACCTTGTCTTGGAGGCCCTGAGGCAGAACGGCGCGAAGGTGCACGATAGCTGA